A DNA window from Niabella yanshanensis contains the following coding sequences:
- a CDS encoding SusC/RagA family TonB-linked outer membrane protein, which translates to MEKLTGILFFKRVMVVSLALMLPYLSFSQDEDTVTSVQYKSPFQTFLPPTGSLDSVNGSRLLSFPVTNIETALHGLLSGLDIRMSSGERFSGGALNLRGQTPLVVIDGIVRSWSSINPEQVEHVTVLKDAVSLSRYGMRGANGVLLITTRRGGISKPRISATAQAGVQQQLFQAKYLDAYNYSLLLNEAIVNQGGTARYTQSDLDLYKSGADKFGHPNVDWRDLLTNRNAGMQRYNVNIDGGGAAARYHLDFDYLNQNGFLKSGKDLNSYETNDYAERYLIRANVDVKATKTTTLGVNIFTRIRELNQPGATVATIYNNLYYTPNSAYPVFDPRDSLAGTLQYRDNLYGSAFNSGYRRTFDRILYSDVALRQELPFIKGLYAKGIASFNYSFGQTINRSKTFPVYSMSIGTVNDTTYSQIATAGAQANSITYNGQNRQFYMEGGLGYDWSGDKHQLHSELLYNIDRSDIGGFGDLPVLNKNILNTYSYNYSDKYFGDVSIAYSYFNRLPEANQWGLFPSVGLGWKLSSENWFTSNAIDLLKLRASYGKVGNNLNIGNFTYLVEYAESGPLFYTGTSTTPTSSATIREPALVNKDLRWESSCNLNLGVDMGLLNNRLSLSADYFNNTITDNLILRRSGASTVLGSALTVENLGELKYSGVDISADYNNGAEKKFNYFINANVGIAQSKLVFDDELPVSYSYMARTGQPVNQAFGYVADGFYNTQSDLDNAPVIEGYTPQLGDIKYKDLNNDGCIDIFDETALGNKGPRFFYGLSFMARWSGIEFSMLWNGSQNNNVWTNVLNNLEFQTGANNSIGQASEMHLNRWTAATAATATYPRLSLGYNPNNHRASSFWLKDGSYIRLKNVELAYNLPQNWINTIKLKGARIFINGLNLLTFTKLENMDPEVTASLLPNTRVFNCGLNLKF; encoded by the coding sequence ATGGAAAAATTAACGGGTATTCTATTTTTTAAGCGGGTTATGGTTGTCTCGCTGGCTTTGATGCTACCTTATCTGTCGTTTTCGCAGGACGAGGATACAGTAACATCCGTTCAATATAAAAGTCCATTCCAGACTTTTCTACCTCCAACCGGATCTCTGGACTCAGTTAACGGATCGCGGCTTTTATCTTTTCCGGTAACAAATATAGAAACGGCTTTACACGGACTGCTTTCCGGTTTGGACATCCGCATGTCGTCGGGTGAACGGTTCAGTGGAGGTGCACTGAACCTGAGAGGGCAAACACCTTTAGTTGTAATAGATGGCATAGTAAGGTCCTGGTCTTCCATTAATCCCGAGCAGGTGGAGCATGTTACTGTATTAAAAGATGCGGTTAGTTTAAGCCGTTACGGGATGCGGGGTGCCAATGGCGTACTGCTCATTACCACCCGGCGCGGAGGAATTTCCAAACCAAGAATTTCTGCAACCGCACAAGCCGGTGTACAGCAGCAGCTTTTCCAGGCAAAATACCTGGATGCTTATAATTATTCCTTATTGTTGAATGAGGCAATAGTGAACCAGGGCGGTACCGCCCGCTACACCCAGTCTGACCTGGACTTATATAAATCGGGTGCCGATAAATTCGGGCATCCTAACGTTGACTGGCGGGATCTGCTGACCAACAGGAATGCGGGCATGCAGCGCTACAACGTCAATATTGATGGAGGAGGGGCCGCCGCCCGCTATCATCTCGATTTTGACTATCTGAACCAAAATGGCTTTTTGAAATCGGGAAAAGATCTGAACTCCTACGAAACCAACGATTATGCAGAGCGCTATCTGATAAGAGCTAACGTAGATGTGAAAGCCACTAAAACAACAACCCTGGGTGTGAACATCTTTACACGGATACGCGAACTGAATCAGCCGGGTGCAACGGTAGCCACGATATACAATAATCTTTATTACACGCCTAATAGCGCTTACCCGGTTTTTGATCCGCGCGATTCCCTGGCTGGTACACTTCAGTACCGGGATAACCTTTATGGTAGCGCCTTTAATTCAGGCTATAGGAGAACTTTTGACAGGATACTCTATTCTGATGTAGCCTTAAGACAGGAATTACCCTTTATTAAAGGCTTGTATGCCAAAGGTATTGCATCGTTTAACTATTCATTCGGGCAAACGATCAATCGCTCCAAAACATTCCCGGTATACTCCATGTCCATTGGAACGGTTAATGACACCACTTACTCCCAGATCGCGACAGCGGGTGCCCAGGCCAACAGTATTACTTATAATGGTCAGAACCGGCAATTTTACATGGAAGGAGGGCTGGGCTATGATTGGTCAGGAGATAAGCATCAGCTTCATAGCGAGTTATTATACAATATTGACCGGTCGGATATCGGTGGATTCGGAGATCTGCCTGTTTTAAACAAAAACATCCTGAATACCTATTCTTATAATTATAGCGATAAATATTTTGGAGATGTATCTATTGCCTATTCTTACTTTAACCGTTTGCCCGAGGCCAATCAGTGGGGATTATTTCCTTCTGTAGGATTGGGATGGAAACTGTCATCTGAAAATTGGTTTACCTCTAATGCAATAGACCTTCTTAAACTAAGGGCCTCCTATGGTAAAGTAGGTAATAATCTGAATATTGGCAATTTCACCTACCTGGTAGAATATGCTGAAAGTGGTCCTTTGTTCTATACCGGAACATCTACGACACCCACGTCAAGTGCAACCATCAGGGAGCCGGCTTTGGTGAACAAAGATTTGAGATGGGAAAGTTCCTGCAATCTGAACCTGGGAGTAGATATGGGTTTGCTGAACAACCGGTTGTCGCTGTCTGCCGATTACTTTAACAATACTATTACTGACAATCTTATTTTACGGAGGAGCGGTGCCAGCACTGTTCTGGGCTCAGCTTTAACCGTAGAGAACCTGGGTGAATTGAAATATTCCGGTGTTGATATCAGCGCTGACTATAATAACGGGGCAGAGAAAAAGTTTAACTACTTCATTAACGCCAACGTAGGAATAGCACAGTCCAAATTAGTGTTTGATGATGAATTACCGGTCTCTTATTCATACATGGCGAGAACAGGCCAGCCGGTGAACCAGGCTTTTGGTTACGTAGCTGATGGCTTCTACAACACGCAAAGCGATTTGGATAATGCTCCTGTTATTGAAGGTTACACGCCTCAACTGGGCGATATAAAGTATAAAGATCTCAATAACGACGGATGTATCGACATCTTTGACGAAACTGCCTTAGGCAACAAAGGACCCCGGTTTTTTTACGGATTATCTTTTATGGCCAGGTGGTCGGGTATAGAATTTTCGATGTTGTGGAACGGCTCTCAAAATAATAATGTGTGGACGAATGTATTGAATAACCTGGAGTTTCAAACAGGCGCTAACAATAGTATTGGCCAGGCATCAGAAATGCATTTAAACCGATGGACCGCAGCTACCGCTGCAACTGCTACTTACCCCCGGTTGAGTTTAGGCTATAACCCCAATAATCACCGGGCCTCCAGTTTCTGGCTGAAAGATGGTAGTTACATAAGGCTCAAAAATGTAGAGCTGGCTTATAACCTTCCTCAAAACTGGATCAATACCATTAAGCTAAAGGGAGCCAGGATTTTTATCAATGGCCTCAACCTGCTCACGTTTACCAAACTCGAAAATATGGATCCCGAAGTAACCGCATCCTTGTTACCTAATACCCGGGTGTTTAACTGTGGTTTAAACCTGAAATTTTAA
- a CDS encoding RagB/SusD family nutrient uptake outer membrane protein has product MKAIIYTLLIVVLMALATTSCKKEVEKIPFERNDLDNIFDVRDSNADQAKKYLYGIYTYLPEIYGRLNGGFLESATDDGVHINFDNTTGSFRQNWVSSRNVFEGTLWAQNYEGIRRANVFLANIDKVPVRPAVLKPQMKSEARFLRAYFYFELLKRWGGVPVVNDAVYEFDSKIDIPRKTAGETFDYIISELDAAVEDALPLAQPDVTWGMVSRGGIMALKSRVLLYKASPLFNTGNNVDYWREASVAAKQILDANYYSLASNYITLFNSVRLTGTAREIIFTKIKTAGIGIETLNGPVSYVQGSGGANNPSQNLVDAYLMKTTGKRINEAGSGYDPAHPYADRDDRFAASIFYNGKSWFNRPVQTYDGGLDNPFNTQNKTRTGYYLRKFMGAFETSASISNQTHNHILFRLGEIMLNYAEAENELNGPGETSSPVYQQLINIRKRAGVAAGVDALYGLPVAATKDEMREIIRNERRIELAFEEHRFWDIRRWKIAETVMNQPVKGMRITNGSTLTYNIFNVEQSTFDASKMYWYPIPFSEIQRNPSLTQNPNWN; this is encoded by the coding sequence ATGAAAGCTATTATATATACATTATTGATTGTAGTGCTGATGGCATTGGCAACTACATCTTGTAAAAAGGAAGTGGAGAAAATTCCTTTTGAAAGAAATGACCTCGACAATATTTTCGATGTGCGCGATTCGAATGCCGATCAGGCCAAGAAATATCTGTACGGAATTTATACCTATCTCCCCGAAATTTATGGCCGTCTCAATGGTGGGTTTTTGGAGTCGGCGACAGACGACGGCGTTCATATTAATTTCGATAATACCACGGGCTCATTTCGTCAGAACTGGGTGTCTTCACGAAATGTGTTTGAAGGAACACTATGGGCACAGAACTATGAAGGCATCAGAAGGGCTAATGTTTTTTTGGCCAATATTGATAAAGTACCGGTGCGACCTGCTGTTTTAAAACCGCAGATGAAATCCGAGGCCCGCTTTTTAAGAGCCTACTTTTATTTTGAATTATTGAAGCGATGGGGCGGTGTACCGGTAGTGAATGATGCTGTTTATGAATTCGATTCCAAAATTGATATTCCCAGGAAAACTGCCGGTGAAACTTTTGATTACATTATAAGTGAGCTAGATGCAGCGGTGGAGGACGCGCTGCCATTGGCCCAACCCGATGTTACCTGGGGTATGGTATCCCGTGGCGGTATTATGGCCCTTAAGTCGAGGGTGCTTTTATATAAAGCAAGTCCATTATTTAACACTGGTAACAACGTGGACTACTGGCGTGAAGCATCGGTAGCCGCTAAGCAGATTTTAGATGCTAACTATTACAGTTTAGCCAGCAACTACATCACTTTGTTTAATTCTGTGAGACTAACCGGTACCGCCCGTGAAATCATTTTCACAAAGATAAAAACCGCAGGTATAGGTATAGAAACGCTCAATGGACCGGTTAGTTATGTACAGGGTTCGGGAGGCGCCAACAATCCCTCTCAAAACCTGGTAGATGCTTACCTAATGAAAACGACTGGTAAAAGAATCAACGAAGCCGGGTCGGGCTATGATCCTGCCCATCCTTACGCTGACAGGGATGACCGGTTTGCTGCCAGTATTTTTTACAATGGGAAAAGCTGGTTCAACCGGCCGGTGCAAACTTATGATGGCGGATTGGATAACCCGTTCAATACGCAAAACAAAACCAGAACGGGTTATTACCTGCGAAAATTCATGGGAGCTTTTGAAACATCGGCCTCTATATCCAACCAAACACACAACCATATCCTGTTTAGGCTGGGTGAGATAATGCTGAACTATGCGGAAGCTGAAAATGAATTAAATGGTCCGGGAGAAACTTCTTCACCGGTATACCAGCAACTGATCAATATACGTAAAAGAGCAGGTGTTGCCGCCGGTGTTGATGCGCTGTATGGATTACCCGTTGCGGCAACCAAAGACGAAATGCGTGAAATTATCAGGAATGAAAGGCGTATTGAATTGGCTTTTGAAGAGCATAGATTCTGGGATATAAGAAGATGGAAGATTGCTGAAACGGTGATGAATCAACCAGTGAAGGGAATGAGAATCACCAATGGCTCTACCTTAACGTATAATATATTCAATGTAGAACAATCCACGTTCGACGCATCGAAGATGTACTGGTATCCCATACCATTTTCAGAAATACAGCGGAATCCATCATTAACCCAAAATCCTAATTGGAACTAA
- a CDS encoding SusC/RagA family TonB-linked outer membrane protein — translation MRNIFLLLFIFFLNMASAQNTKTINGRTVNQDGSPVIYATIKIAGAGSKQVLSSEDGSFAMEVSNWDLLEVSSVGYNATKITIKPDSSYYLIRLQSNNTEMGEVVVTGFQKQRKLTVTGAISTVSGAELAQSPSASFQNALVGRMPGIFQQQTTGQPGRDAANVFIRGVSTYATTGGINTPLVIVDNMEFDYSKLSQIDVNELESFSILKDAASTAVYGIRGANGVIVITTKRGKESKPVINVTINNGLQSPTFLRKPLGSADALSLIREQLIQQGANADVEEGGLYSQASIDSFRYSTNRYKYPSVNWYDELIRKYAAQNNQNIDMSGGNRIMRYFFTLSHWFQDGILTEVPKSEPFNSNYYLRRFNLRTNLDFTVTKTLTVKTDLRANFSEINEPNLPDVMTGGAWPMWRRITSGVLTPWLYPVNNPDGSYGGRIGNYSLNPKGILEYAGYSREFNNDFNINITGNQKLGFITNGLEISGAYSFAQNTGFTRNLTRPRFPTYIYNDDGSYTPVFSDLTRLAPLSRSAGITRPVRRTNKQLQLSYNRSFASLHSISANLVGMEVITRTINGASGQPNRTEVYKGVNGQFVYTYDNKYIVGYTGSYSGTDKFKSSQKFGYFPAYSAGWILSEESFFRDHVKFVNLFKIRGSYGTTGTDNIAATDYLYVDRYNRSTNSYLFGEVPSGIATISPASIANETITWEKKRAYNIGADIKLFNNKIDIVVDRFDELRYDILSTRATVPTFASIELTPTNIGRVSNKGWEFELKYKDMAGSNLSYFVGGNLSIAKNTIVFRDEPFNFRNPLNMTTGNPVGQIFGYRALGFFQTQEEIDNGPKDFRSNLKPGDLKYEDINGDGVISDQDIVPIGLPGVPPYTFGISAGFSYKGFDLSVLFQGATGNNLAANTMLQIGNVNGAPQEIHQQRWTPETAATAELPRLGGPNWDLSSFWLRDASYLRFKNFELGYTLKSKLLNKAGIKAFRIFGNGQNLITWYRLKIYDVDPESQNNNTVAAYSDYPQMKVVNLGLRATF, via the coding sequence ATGAGAAATATTTTCCTGTTGCTGTTTATATTTTTTCTGAATATGGCCAGCGCTCAAAATACAAAAACGATAAACGGGCGTACCGTAAATCAGGACGGGTCGCCGGTTATTTATGCTACTATTAAAATAGCGGGAGCTGGATCCAAACAAGTGCTGTCATCAGAGGACGGATCTTTTGCCATGGAAGTGAGCAATTGGGACCTACTCGAGGTAAGCTCGGTTGGTTATAATGCTACGAAGATTACGATAAAGCCAGATTCCAGCTATTACTTGATCAGGTTACAGTCTAACAATACAGAAATGGGCGAAGTGGTGGTAACCGGCTTTCAGAAGCAACGAAAACTTACCGTTACAGGAGCTATCAGTACGGTTAGCGGAGCGGAGCTGGCACAAAGTCCTTCGGCCAGTTTTCAAAACGCATTGGTAGGCCGTATGCCGGGTATTTTTCAGCAACAAACTACGGGGCAACCTGGAAGAGATGCTGCCAACGTATTCATCAGGGGCGTTAGTACTTATGCTACTACCGGAGGCATCAATACACCCCTGGTTATAGTAGATAACATGGAGTTCGATTATTCCAAGCTCAGCCAGATAGACGTAAACGAGCTGGAAAGCTTTTCTATTTTAAAGGATGCCGCCAGCACCGCAGTATATGGGATAAGAGGGGCCAATGGTGTGATTGTGATTACTACTAAAAGAGGTAAAGAAAGCAAACCCGTTATCAACGTTACCATTAACAACGGTTTACAGTCGCCCACATTTTTGAGAAAGCCGCTGGGCTCTGCAGATGCATTGTCATTGATACGGGAACAGCTCATACAGCAGGGTGCCAATGCAGATGTGGAAGAAGGCGGCCTTTATTCCCAGGCATCTATCGATAGTTTCAGGTATAGCACCAATCGCTACAAGTATCCTAGCGTGAACTGGTACGATGAGTTGATCAGGAAATACGCGGCGCAAAATAACCAGAACATTGATATGTCGGGTGGTAATCGTATTATGCGTTACTTCTTTACCTTATCGCATTGGTTCCAGGATGGTATATTAACCGAAGTACCCAAAAGTGAGCCTTTTAATAGTAACTACTATTTAAGGAGGTTCAATTTGCGTACCAACCTTGATTTTACCGTTACTAAAACGTTGACTGTAAAAACCGACCTGAGGGCCAATTTCAGCGAGATCAACGAACCTAATTTGCCCGATGTAATGACTGGCGGGGCCTGGCCAATGTGGAGGCGTATTACAAGTGGTGTGTTAACACCCTGGTTGTACCCGGTAAACAACCCAGATGGAAGCTATGGCGGAAGGATCGGTAACTATAGCCTGAACCCCAAAGGAATACTGGAATATGCCGGTTATAGCAGGGAATTCAACAACGACTTTAATATAAATATTACCGGTAACCAGAAACTAGGCTTCATAACGAACGGCCTTGAGATAAGCGGCGCCTACTCATTTGCGCAAAACACAGGTTTCACCAGGAATTTAACCCGGCCCAGATTTCCAACTTATATCTATAATGATGACGGATCATATACCCCGGTATTCAGTGATCTGACTAGGTTGGCTCCTTTGAGTAGGTCGGCAGGCATTACAAGGCCGGTGAGAAGAACGAATAAGCAACTGCAACTTTCTTACAACAGGAGCTTTGCTTCCTTACACAGCATATCCGCTAACCTGGTGGGTATGGAAGTCATCACCCGAACCATTAATGGAGCTTCAGGTCAACCTAACAGAACTGAAGTGTATAAAGGTGTCAACGGGCAGTTTGTCTATACCTATGACAATAAATACATCGTAGGTTATACGGGTTCTTACAGCGGAACAGATAAGTTTAAATCTTCGCAGAAATTTGGTTATTTTCCAGCTTACTCTGCTGGATGGATCCTCTCTGAAGAAAGTTTTTTCAGGGATCATGTAAAATTTGTAAACCTGTTTAAGATACGTGGTTCTTATGGTACAACCGGTACAGATAATATTGCAGCAACCGATTATCTGTATGTAGACCGTTACAACAGATCAACCAATAGCTATTTATTTGGCGAAGTACCCAGTGGTATAGCTACTATCTCCCCGGCGTCCATTGCTAATGAAACTATTACCTGGGAAAAGAAGCGCGCTTATAATATCGGGGCAGATATAAAGCTGTTTAATAATAAGATTGATATTGTAGTAGACAGATTTGACGAATTACGTTACGATATTTTGTCTACCCGTGCTACCGTACCCACTTTCGCTTCCATTGAACTAACGCCTACCAATATCGGGCGGGTATCCAACAAAGGCTGGGAATTTGAATTAAAATATAAAGATATGGCAGGTAGCAACCTAAGCTATTTTGTTGGAGGCAATCTGTCTATTGCCAAAAATACCATTGTATTCAGAGACGAACCCTTTAATTTTCGGAACCCTTTAAACATGACAACAGGCAATCCGGTAGGCCAGATATTTGGATATAGAGCTTTAGGCTTTTTTCAAACCCAGGAAGAAATTGACAATGGACCTAAAGATTTCAGGAGTAACCTAAAGCCTGGCGATCTGAAGTATGAAGACATAAATGGAGACGGTGTTATAAGCGACCAGGATATTGTCCCTATCGGTTTGCCCGGGGTACCGCCTTATACTTTTGGTATTTCTGCCGGCTTTAGTTACAAAGGCTTTGATCTTTCCGTATTATTCCAGGGAGCAACCGGTAATAATCTGGCTGCTAATACTATGCTGCAGATTGGTAATGTTAACGGTGCTCCGCAGGAAATACATCAGCAAAGATGGACGCCCGAAACCGCAGCCACGGCCGAGCTCCCCAGGCTAGGCGGGCCCAACTGGGACCTGTCCTCGTTTTGGTTAAGAGACGCAAGTTACCTGAGGTTTAAAAATTTTGAACTGGGATATACGCTTAAAAGCAAGCTCTTAAATAAGGCAGGCATCAAAGCATTCCGGATTTTTGGAAACGGTCAGAATCTGATTACCTGGTATAGGTTAAAGATCTATGATGTAGATCCGGAATCACAGAATAACAATACGGTTGCAGCCTATTCTGATTATCCGCAAATGAAAGTGGTAAACCTGGGCTTACGCGCTACATTTTAA
- a CDS encoding RagB/SusD family nutrient uptake outer membrane protein: MKAKYVLLTIPVWISLLIGSCRKDSESSLFDVNPDDIPYNEQKVFSDSIQTMEFVTSIYRNLSYNYFLDNAEHSGGGYWSFADITDDAENRWSGNAQIAPMFNLNTFPSESGWSRFNNAWTMGYRNIRWCNIFLKNSGRVPISGPVKSRLAGEVKFLRAYYYLHLFRLYSGIPLVGDSVYTLTDPIKATRATFAETVNYLSKELDEAAAALPLKHQASDFGKPTKGAALALKSKLLLYAASQLFNGNNIATDPTVAPLIGYTDSDPQRWKKAADAAKAVIDLGQYSLLQGNPAITSQHGLYLATTQRVNDELIFSILPTSGRFTENRLLPPSRGGQYYSFPSHALVDAFDMSNGKPIADPQSGYSETSPFVNRDPRFYVTILYQGALWLNNNLTTSSAINFAVNSTTGDVFGTSTRTGFLFRKLCNESATGGGGLSTNAGLIVSRYAEVLLNYAEALNEFQGPGQEVYQAVEAIRQRGGLNPYTLPVSLNKDQMRAVIRNERRVELALEEAHRFFDIKRWKIAEDVNKGPLVGRRYATPASTGERVTAETRVFITPKMYNFPIPLTEVNKAGGAILQNPGW; the protein is encoded by the coding sequence ATGAAAGCAAAATATGTACTATTGACCATACCTGTTTGGATTAGTCTCTTGATAGGCTCATGCAGGAAAGATTCGGAGAGCAGTCTCTTTGATGTAAACCCGGATGATATTCCATACAATGAACAGAAGGTTTTTTCGGACAGTATCCAGACAATGGAGTTCGTTACCTCTATTTATAGAAATCTTTCTTATAACTACTTTTTAGACAATGCGGAACACAGTGGAGGTGGCTACTGGAGCTTCGCCGATATCACAGACGATGCCGAAAACCGGTGGAGTGGTAACGCCCAGATTGCTCCGATGTTTAATCTTAATACTTTTCCTTCAGAGTCTGGCTGGTCGCGCTTCAACAATGCCTGGACCATGGGGTATAGGAATATACGGTGGTGTAATATTTTTTTAAAGAACAGCGGGCGGGTACCTATTTCTGGCCCTGTTAAGAGCCGCTTGGCGGGCGAAGTTAAATTTTTAAGGGCCTATTATTATCTGCATCTGTTTAGGTTATATAGTGGTATTCCCCTGGTTGGGGATAGTGTGTATACACTTACAGATCCTATAAAAGCAACCCGCGCAACTTTTGCAGAAACTGTTAATTATCTCAGTAAGGAGCTGGATGAAGCCGCTGCAGCGCTGCCTTTAAAGCACCAGGCCAGCGATTTTGGAAAGCCCACAAAGGGAGCTGCCTTAGCATTGAAGTCTAAATTGCTCTTGTATGCGGCAAGTCAACTCTTTAATGGCAACAATATAGCAACCGATCCCACCGTGGCTCCACTGATAGGGTATACGGATTCAGACCCTCAACGCTGGAAAAAAGCAGCTGATGCCGCAAAAGCCGTGATCGATCTGGGCCAATATAGTCTTTTACAGGGGAACCCTGCAATCACCTCACAACACGGATTATACCTTGCAACAACGCAAAGGGTGAACGATGAGCTGATATTTTCCATTCTTCCAACTTCGGGCAGATTTACTGAGAACAGGTTATTACCACCAAGCAGGGGAGGCCAATACTATTCCTTTCCTTCACATGCTTTGGTGGATGCGTTTGATATGAGTAATGGAAAACCGATTGCCGATCCGCAATCTGGCTATAGTGAGACGAGCCCGTTTGTCAATCGTGACCCAAGGTTTTATGTTACCATTTTGTACCAGGGGGCTTTGTGGCTCAACAATAATCTTACTACATCTTCGGCAATCAATTTTGCGGTAAATTCTACAACAGGCGATGTTTTTGGCACTTCTACAAGGACAGGCTTTTTATTCAGAAAGCTTTGTAATGAAAGTGCCACAGGGGGCGGGGGACTCTCTACCAATGCAGGGCTAATTGTAAGCAGGTATGCAGAGGTGTTATTGAATTACGCCGAGGCGCTTAACGAGTTTCAAGGTCCCGGCCAGGAAGTATACCAGGCAGTAGAAGCGATACGTCAACGTGGGGGACTGAATCCCTACACATTACCGGTTTCTTTAAATAAAGATCAAATGCGTGCTGTTATCCGAAATGAAAGAAGAGTAGAGCTGGCTCTCGAAGAAGCGCATCGTTTTTTTGACATCAAAAGATGGAAGATTGCCGAAGATGTTAATAAAGGACCATTGGTAGGAAGACGCTATGCTACCCCGGCTTCAACCGGTGAAAGGGTAACGGCTGAAACCCGCGTGTTTATAACACCCAAAATGTATAATTTCCCCATACCGCTAACTGAAGTAAATAAAGCCGGAGGTGCCATATTACAGAATCCCGGGTGGTAA
- a CDS encoding glycoside hydrolase family 88 protein has product MDKQSMYRTLLTIGLHLIVAQAGAQEDMARLIKENFAFADSQYQYMMKQLPPDKMPQSYDEKNKKFIAYQRTWWCTGFYPGSLWYIYEQTGDPVIKNEAERALKVIEPNKTYTGNHDLGFMMYCSFGNAYRITKNGSYKNIIIQSAAALASRYRPRAKVIQSWNTNQYFKGPVIIDNMMNLELLYWTSLNGGDAKYKEIAVTHSNTTLQHHFRPDFSSFHVIDYNMETGDVIRKATWQGAADCSAWSRGQGWGLYGYVMMYRFSKDKRYLDQARKVAGFILNHVNLPKDKIPYWDFDAPYIPHAKRDASAGAVIASALLELGQYTKGAEKEGYVSNAKDMIISLSGEKYKAKVGENGGFLLKHSTGALPSNSEVDVPLIYADYYYLEALKRYKDWYL; this is encoded by the coding sequence GTGGACAAACAAAGTATGTATAGAACCTTATTGACAATTGGATTACATCTCATTGTTGCGCAGGCTGGTGCCCAGGAAGATATGGCCCGGTTAATTAAAGAAAATTTTGCCTTTGCCGATTCGCAGTATCAGTATATGATGAAGCAACTGCCGCCGGATAAAATGCCCCAGTCTTACGATGAGAAGAATAAAAAATTTATAGCTTATCAACGCACCTGGTGGTGTACCGGCTTTTATCCCGGCTCTCTCTGGTATATTTATGAACAAACCGGCGACCCTGTTATCAAAAACGAAGCTGAAAGGGCTTTGAAAGTAATTGAGCCTAATAAAACCTATACCGGCAATCACGACCTGGGCTTTATGATGTACTGTAGCTTTGGTAATGCTTACCGGATAACAAAGAATGGATCGTATAAAAATATTATTATTCAGTCTGCGGCGGCTTTGGCAAGCCGTTACCGGCCCAGGGCAAAAGTCATACAATCCTGGAATACCAATCAGTATTTTAAAGGCCCGGTGATCATAGATAACATGATGAACCTCGAGCTGCTGTACTGGACAAGCCTCAATGGCGGAGACGCAAAGTATAAAGAGATTGCGGTAACGCATTCCAATACTACGCTCCAACATCACTTCAGACCTGATTTTAGTTCCTTTCATGTTATCGACTATAATATGGAGACGGGTGATGTCATCCGCAAAGCTACCTGGCAGGGTGCAGCCGATTGCTCGGCCTGGTCGCGCGGGCAGGGCTGGGGTTTATATGGTTATGTAATGATGTACCGGTTTTCCAAAGACAAACGCTATTTGGATCAAGCCAGGAAAGTGGCTGGTTTTATATTAAATCATGTCAACCTTCCAAAGGATAAAATACCCTACTGGGATTTTGATGCGCCGTATATTCCTCATGCGAAAAGAGATGCTTCAGCCGGCGCTGTAATTGCTTCCGCTTTATTGGAGCTGGGGCAATACACTAAAGGAGCTGAAAAGGAAGGATATGTGAGTAACGCAAAGGATATGATTATTTCATTATCAGGTGAAAAGTATAAAGCAAAAGTGGGTGAGAATGGTGGTTTTCTGTTAAAGCACAGTACGGGCGCACTGCCTTCCAATTCTGAAGTGGATGTGCCATTGATTTATGCTGATTATTATTATCTTGAAGCCCTGAAACGCTATAAAGACTGGTACTTATAA